One window of the Trypanosoma brucei gambiense DAL972 chromosome 5, complete sequence genome contains the following:
- a CDS encoding T. brucei spp.-specific protein, whose translation MASSTDSPPPREVFHGPRSISASSNRAPLFIVKNGTSRHQSLSPPPTCGSPLSNPECGDVSCRKLYGLSSTDCSNYPKSECYGNFSVPSDSSNTCRHEHFKPPGRKSSFLDRVKAFLTPSGHPTVHSQIIKPSEPFAEDSPEDVVVFNSEAAKGGKSGKKQVSGSSSGRDAGFDVRTSFEPTHMFKEEWEGRPYVSHDHVQADGQHKMLYFSLGDGHVRKLLREEAKCRRRLVEEGMTVMRDIGRTYVAMSRSVAAEASAGLLADRHRGK comes from the coding sequence ATGGCCAGTAGCACGGATTCACCCCCTCCACGTGAGGTATTTCACGGGCCTCGCTCCATTAGCGCATCATCGAATCGTGCGCCATTATTTATTGTAAAAAATGGTACGTCGCGACACCAGTCATTGTCGCCACCGCCCACATGCGGCTCTCCGCTGTCAAACCCCGAGTGCGGTGATGTGAGCTGTAGAAAATTATATGGGCTCTCATCTACTGATTGCTCTAATTACCCAAAGAGTGAGTGTTACGGTAACTTCAGTGTTCCCTCTGACTCTTCAAACACATGCCGTCACGAGCATTTCAAACCACCCGGCAGAAAGAGTTCTTTTCTTGATCGTGTGAAGGCCTTTCTGACTCCGTCGGGCCACCCAACGGTGCATTCACAAATCATTAAACCGTCTGAACCCTTTGCTGAGGACTCTCCGGAGGATGTTGTGGTCTTCAATTCTGAAGCTGCAAAGGGTGGAAAGAGCGGTAAAAAGCAAGTCAGTGGCTCTTCCAGCGGAAGGGATGCCGGCTTTGATGTTAGGACGTCCTTCGAACCGACTCACATGTTTAAGGAGGAGTGGGAGGGGAGGCCTTATGTGTCACACGACCATGTGCAGGCTGACGGGCAACATAAaatgctttatttttctctggGAGATGGACACGTAAGAAAATTGCTCCGTGAAGAGGCAAAATGTCGCAGACGTCTCGTGGAGGAAGGCATGACTGTGATGCGGGACATTGGCAGAACATATGTAGCGATGTCTCGTAGTGTCGCTGCTGAGGCATCGGCGGGTTTATTGGCGGACAGACATCGGGGAAAATGA